In Thermomonas carbonis, a single genomic region encodes these proteins:
- a CDS encoding polyprenyl synthetase, translating into MDTETLIKAALRDAGYRADAIGSALPRIIKILQAEDVRIEIGRSLTRKEREYVRVQLEIGLDVPEIVAGLKG; encoded by the coding sequence ATGGATACTGAAACCCTGATCAAGGCTGCGCTGCGCGATGCCGGCTACCGTGCCGACGCCATCGGTTCCGCGTTGCCGCGAATCATCAAGATCCTGCAGGCGGAGGACGTGCGCATCGAGATCGGCCGCAGCCTGACGCGCAAGGAACGCGAGTACGTGCGCGTGCAACTGGAGATCGGCCTGGACGTGCCTGAAATCGTGGCGGGCCTGAAGGGCTGA
- a CDS encoding MFS transporter, which translates to MKRERLLPLIVATALFIENMDSTAIATSLPAIALDFGVEPVALKLALTTYMLALAVFIPISGWVADRFGARPTFMVAIGVFLLGSIGCATSGSLGALVAARFLQGMGGAMMVPVGRLVILRSIPKAQLVRALSWLTVPALLGPMMGPPLGGLITTYGNWRYIFLINIPMGLLGIFLAWRHIPLLRGEPKPLDVRGFALSAIGLALTMFGFASLGRHLVSTEVAVGCLLAGMTGLALYVLHARRHPHPLIDLGLLKLPTFRVGVLGGSLFRIGIGATPFLLPLMLQLSFGLDPLQSGLITFASAAGAMFMKTLAARILRRFGFRPVLIANALAASALLCVFGLFRADTPYPLLIGVLLASGCFRSLQFTSLNAITYAEIEPERMGQASSLAGMAQQVALAIGVTIGGYALTVASIASGQPMDAAINFTFAFLTVGLVSASSAWMMLRLAPDAGAEMSGKAQPGEEVAEPKPLQRPGT; encoded by the coding sequence GTGAAACGCGAACGCCTGCTGCCGCTGATCGTCGCGACCGCATTGTTCATCGAGAACATGGATTCGACGGCCATCGCGACCTCGCTGCCGGCGATCGCGCTGGACTTCGGGGTCGAGCCGGTGGCGCTGAAGCTGGCGCTGACCACCTACATGCTGGCGCTGGCGGTGTTCATTCCAATCAGTGGCTGGGTGGCGGATCGGTTCGGCGCGCGCCCGACCTTCATGGTCGCGATCGGGGTGTTCCTGCTCGGCTCGATCGGCTGCGCGACGTCGGGCTCGCTGGGCGCACTGGTGGCGGCGCGCTTCCTGCAGGGCATGGGCGGCGCGATGATGGTGCCGGTGGGCCGGCTGGTGATCCTGCGCAGCATTCCCAAGGCGCAACTGGTGCGTGCGCTCAGCTGGCTCACGGTGCCGGCGCTGCTCGGGCCGATGATGGGCCCGCCGCTCGGTGGCCTGATCACCACCTACGGCAACTGGCGTTACATCTTCCTGATCAACATCCCGATGGGCCTGCTCGGGATTTTCCTGGCCTGGCGGCACATCCCGTTGCTGCGTGGCGAACCGAAGCCGCTCGACGTGCGCGGTTTCGCGCTGTCCGCGATTGGGCTGGCGCTGACCATGTTCGGTTTCGCCAGCCTGGGCCGGCACTTGGTCAGCACCGAGGTCGCTGTTGGCTGCCTGCTCGCAGGGATGACCGGCCTCGCGCTGTACGTGCTGCATGCGCGTCGCCACCCGCATCCGCTGATCGACCTTGGCCTGCTGAAGCTGCCGACATTCCGCGTCGGCGTGCTCGGCGGTTCGCTGTTCCGCATCGGCATCGGCGCTACGCCGTTCCTGTTGCCGCTGATGCTGCAGCTCAGCTTCGGACTGGACCCGCTGCAATCCGGCCTGATCACCTTTGCGTCCGCGGCCGGTGCGATGTTCATGAAGACGCTGGCGGCGCGCATCCTGCGCCGCTTCGGTTTCCGCCCGGTGCTGATCGCCAACGCGCTGGCCGCATCGGCGCTGTTGTGCGTCTTCGGCCTGTTCCGCGCGGACACGCCCTATCCGCTGCTGATAGGGGTGCTGCTGGCCAGTGGATGCTTTCGTTCGCTGCAGTTCACCAGCCTCAACGCGATCACCTACGCGGAAATCGAACCCGAGCGCATGGGCCAGGCCAGCAGCCTGGCCGGGATGGCGCAGCAGGTGGCGCTGGCGATCGGCGTGACCATCGGCGGCTACGCGTTGACCGTGGCGAGCATCGCCAGCGGGCAGCCGATGGACGCCGCGATCAACTTCACCTTCGCGTTCCTGACCGTCGGCCTGGTATCGGCGAGTTCGGCATGGATGATGCTGCGGCTCGCCCCGGACGCCGGTGCCGAGATGTCTGGCAAGGCCCAGCCCGGCGAGGAAGTCGCAGAGCCCAAGCCGCTGCAACGCCCCGGTACCTGA
- a CDS encoding SDR family NAD(P)-dependent oxidoreductase — protein MNTTATPNPDDESAMNTDTAAPDDRLQPALSLLDAIIADRDVLEAWPAADRERLLQAVALVHHPEPRARRRKSKDLARERAQEKARATEALLDQTGIRTLRRKPVFTTPNYFPPQAAGLHDPRNNASDPVAHNVSPELLHCYVCKQKYTHIHHFYDQLCPTCADLNFFKRTETADLRGRVALLTGGRVKIGYQAGLKLLRAGASLIVTTRFPRDSAARYAAEPDFENWGDRLEVFGLDLRHTPSVEAFCMQLLATRERLDFIINNACQTVRRPPAFYAHMMEGETAALQAMPADVRKLLGNYEGLRSADLLPGADTTSLQAGRNEIAGVAGLVRAAELSQVPLLADELLGQAHLFPQGRLDQDLQQIDLRGRNSWRLQMDEVPAVELLETQLVNAVAPFIINARLKPLMLRAPERDKHIVNVSAVEGQFYRNFKTTKHPHTNMAKAALNMMTRTAAADYHGDGIHMNSVDTGWVTDEDPAEIAARKIVEERFHPPLDIVDGAARIVDPIIHGINTGEHVWGQFLKDYAPTDW, from the coding sequence TTGAACACCACCGCGACACCGAATCCCGATGACGAGTCGGCGATGAACACCGACACCGCAGCTCCCGACGACCGCCTGCAACCCGCGCTTTCCCTGCTCGACGCAATCATCGCCGACCGCGACGTGCTGGAGGCGTGGCCGGCCGCGGATCGCGAACGCCTGCTGCAGGCGGTGGCGCTGGTCCACCATCCGGAACCGCGTGCGCGCCGGCGCAAGTCGAAGGACCTGGCCCGCGAGCGTGCGCAGGAGAAGGCGCGCGCGACCGAGGCCCTGCTCGACCAGACCGGCATCCGAACCCTGCGCCGCAAGCCGGTGTTCACGACGCCGAATTATTTCCCGCCGCAAGCCGCGGGCCTGCACGATCCGCGCAACAACGCCTCCGATCCCGTCGCCCACAACGTGTCGCCGGAGCTTTTGCACTGCTACGTCTGCAAGCAGAAATACACGCACATCCATCATTTCTACGACCAGCTGTGCCCGACCTGCGCGGACCTGAATTTCTTCAAGCGCACCGAGACCGCCGACCTGCGCGGGCGCGTGGCGTTGCTGACCGGCGGGCGGGTCAAGATCGGCTACCAGGCCGGCCTGAAGCTGCTGCGCGCGGGCGCATCGCTGATCGTCACCACCCGCTTCCCGCGCGATTCCGCGGCGCGTTACGCGGCTGAGCCCGACTTCGAGAACTGGGGCGACCGGCTGGAAGTGTTCGGCCTGGATCTTCGCCACACGCCCAGCGTGGAAGCGTTCTGCATGCAGTTGCTGGCCACCCGCGAGCGCCTGGATTTCATCATCAACAACGCCTGCCAGACCGTGCGCCGCCCGCCCGCGTTCTACGCGCACATGATGGAAGGCGAGACCGCCGCGCTGCAGGCCATGCCCGCCGACGTGCGCAAGTTGCTGGGCAATTACGAAGGCCTGCGCAGCGCCGACCTGCTGCCCGGCGCGGACACGACATCGCTACAGGCAGGCCGCAACGAGATCGCCGGTGTCGCCGGCCTTGTGCGTGCCGCAGAACTCTCGCAAGTGCCGCTGCTGGCCGATGAACTCCTGGGACAGGCGCATCTGTTCCCGCAAGGCCGCCTGGATCAGGACCTGCAGCAGATCGACCTGCGCGGGCGCAATTCCTGGCGCTTGCAGATGGACGAAGTGCCGGCGGTCGAGTTGCTGGAAACCCAACTGGTCAACGCGGTCGCGCCCTTCATCATCAACGCACGATTGAAGCCGTTGATGCTGCGCGCGCCGGAACGCGACAAGCACATCGTCAATGTCTCCGCGGTCGAAGGGCAGTTCTACCGCAACTTCAAGACCACCAAGCACCCGCACACCAACATGGCCAAGGCCGCGCTCAACATGATGACGCGCACCGCGGCCGCCGATTACCACGGCGACGGCATCCACATGAACAGCGTCGACACCGGCTGGGTCACCGACGAGGATCCCGCCGAGATCGCCGCGCGCAAGATCGTGGAGGAACGCTTCCACCCGCCGCTGGACATCGTCGATGGCGCGGCCCGCATCGTCGATCCGATCATCCACGGCATCAATACCGGCGAACACGTGTGGGGTCAGTTCCTGAAGGACTACGCGCCGACCGATTGGTGA
- a CDS encoding MFS transporter — protein MPAADTTTRHDLRRSVSNTLKGSAGNLVEWYDVYVYSVFAVYFEAKFFSPDDKNATLYVWAIFAMTFLMRPIGAWYFGRFADRRGRRLALTVSVTLMAACSFLIAITPGVATIGIAAPLILLLARLVQGFATGGEYGASATYMSEAAIPGRRGFLSSFHYVTLVGGHVLAQATLLVMLKWLEPAQISDWGWRVAFGLGGIAALVVFWLRRSMDESLDAASIDAVRTGATNTSGSLRELFVHQWRPLLLCFLITAGGTLAFYTYSVIGPKMVQAQFAGGDVLTGTVINLVALTVLMLLQPLGGWLSDIVGRKTLLVFFGTGGVLYTWFLVLHLPQQTGWLQAFGVLTLGFVILTGYTSINAVVKAELFPTHVRALGVGLGYALANSAFGGTAPLLYQASLRSGHVETFVIYATAVIAASLLVYVCFLDNRGRNWLDDADAMRGR, from the coding sequence ATGCCAGCAGCCGACACCACCACCCGGCATGACCTCCGCCGCTCTGTCTCGAACACGCTGAAAGGTTCGGCCGGCAATCTGGTCGAGTGGTACGACGTCTATGTGTACTCGGTGTTCGCGGTGTATTTCGAAGCGAAGTTCTTCTCGCCCGACGACAAGAACGCGACGTTGTACGTGTGGGCGATCTTCGCGATGACCTTCCTGATGCGGCCGATCGGGGCGTGGTATTTCGGCCGCTTCGCGGATCGCCGTGGGCGGCGGCTGGCGCTGACGGTGTCGGTGACGCTGATGGCGGCCTGCTCGTTCCTGATCGCGATCACGCCGGGTGTGGCGACGATCGGCATCGCGGCCCCACTGATATTGCTGCTGGCGCGGCTGGTGCAGGGATTCGCGACGGGCGGCGAATACGGAGCCAGTGCCACTTACATGTCCGAGGCCGCGATCCCCGGGCGTCGCGGTTTTCTCTCATCGTTCCACTACGTCACTCTGGTGGGCGGGCATGTGCTGGCGCAGGCCACGCTGCTGGTGATGCTGAAATGGCTCGAGCCTGCGCAGATCTCCGATTGGGGATGGCGCGTCGCGTTCGGGTTGGGCGGAATCGCGGCGCTCGTTGTGTTCTGGTTGCGGCGCTCGATGGACGAATCGCTGGACGCGGCATCGATCGACGCGGTGCGTACAGGCGCGACCAACACGTCCGGCTCCTTGCGTGAATTGTTCGTGCACCAGTGGCGGCCGCTGCTGCTGTGCTTCCTGATCACCGCGGGCGGGACGCTGGCGTTCTACACCTACTCGGTGATCGGGCCGAAGATGGTGCAGGCGCAGTTCGCCGGCGGCGACGTGCTCACCGGCACCGTGATCAACCTCGTCGCGCTGACCGTGCTCATGCTGCTGCAACCATTGGGCGGCTGGCTGTCCGACATCGTCGGGCGCAAGACATTGCTGGTGTTCTTCGGGACCGGCGGCGTGCTCTACACCTGGTTCCTGGTGTTGCACCTGCCGCAGCAGACCGGCTGGCTGCAGGCCTTCGGCGTGCTCACCCTTGGCTTCGTGATCCTCACCGGCTACACCTCGATCAATGCGGTGGTGAAGGCGGAACTGTTCCCCACCCACGTGCGTGCGTTGGGCGTGGGCCTGGGCTACGCGCTGGCCAACTCCGCCTTCGGTGGCACCGCGCCGCTGCTGTACCAGGCCAGCCTGCGCAGCGGCCACGTCGAAACCTTCGTGATCTATGCCACCGCAGTGATCGCGGCGTCGCTGCTGGTGTATGTGTGCTTCCTCGACAACCGCGGACGCAACTGGCTGGATGATGCGGACGCGATGCGCGGACGTTGA
- a CDS encoding DUF2058 domain-containing protein, which produces MAKPNPLQEQLLKAGLVKKSKVSEVAREQLKAKHGKAPAAATDIQREAERVRAEKAERDRALEMERKVKARSAELAAQARQIIADKKVPRSGDIEYRFTADGAIRTLLVDEALRKQLASGALVIARQGDRYELLPRAAGDKVRERDAALIVLDHGKAADSEAAESTSEDDAYYAQFQVPDDLVW; this is translated from the coding sequence ATGGCCAAGCCGAACCCGCTCCAGGAACAGCTGCTCAAGGCGGGCCTGGTCAAGAAGTCCAAGGTCTCCGAGGTCGCCCGCGAGCAGCTCAAGGCGAAACACGGCAAGGCACCAGCGGCGGCCACCGACATCCAGCGGGAAGCGGAACGCGTGCGTGCCGAGAAGGCCGAGCGCGACCGGGCACTGGAGATGGAGCGCAAGGTCAAGGCACGCAGCGCCGAACTGGCGGCGCAGGCGCGGCAGATCATCGCCGACAAGAAGGTGCCGCGCAGCGGTGACATCGAGTATCGCTTCACCGCCGATGGCGCGATCCGCACCCTGCTGGTCGACGAGGCCCTGCGCAAGCAGCTCGCCTCCGGCGCGCTGGTGATCGCGCGCCAGGGCGACCGCTACGAACTGCTGCCGCGCGCCGCCGGCGACAAGGTGCGCGAACGCGATGCGGCACTGATCGTGCTCGACCACGGCAAGGCCGCGGATAGCGAAGCCGCCGAATCGACGTCGGAAGACGATGCCTACTACGCGCAATTCCAGGTGCCCGACGACCTGGTCTGGTAA